A genomic window from Glycine soja cultivar W05 chromosome 10, ASM419377v2, whole genome shotgun sequence includes:
- the LOC114370770 gene encoding uncharacterized protein LOC114370770 yields the protein MMASTSTFRWPMWELSTVSSWPGTLASYISPRWSPRRLLRWSGMMSVSIVDELVWRVVTAFESVALVSMLCFFFLFCGCTI from the coding sequence ATGATGGCATCTACATCCACATTTCGTTGGCCGATGTGGGAGCTCTCGACCGTGTCGTCGTGGCCAGGGACGTTGGCGTCGTACATAAGTCCTCGGTGGTCCCCACGGAGGTTACTAAGGTGGTCGGGGATGATGAGCGTGTCCATTGTCGACGAGTTGGTGTGGAGAGTCGTGACGGCGTTTGAATCTGTGGCTCTCGTTTCCATGCtctgttttttcttcttgttctgtGGCTGCACCATCTGA